aaaaataagccgatgttttgaggccactgggagcaacatccaaggggttggagagcaacatggtgcccctgagccactggttggggaacactgctctagacCATGTAAACTGCTGATCCCTCTAGTTCCACCCCCCTGTACATCACATATACCTACCACCTATATGTTTCAGAACTCAAGAGAGACAGAGCTAATTAGAAATGGGCTAGTTGGGGTGGGGGGTCTCCTACAATTTATATACAATGGTGACAAGTTGCAAGTTAATTGCCTGTTTACACTGTACCGTATACTAGTGCTGGGACGGTATaccggttttaaaaaaaaaaacggtatgagttttaaacataccgctataccggtatgcgcgcctcctgctgtttttctcctattacttccgggttgcgcccgtgcgtacgtgacgtcggcgcgcatgtgacgtcagcgcgcacgcgacgtcgctaggatgcatcgctggagctggaggaaccacaagttgggtaagttctgctggggggttgtggctggggttggggttgtggttgggggggttgtggttgggggggctgggggggttgtggctggggttgggggggctgggggggttgtggctggggttggggggggttgtggctggggttgggggggttggggttggtgttgggggggagggctggggttgttgggggggttggggttggtgttggggggccaccaatatttattatttatttttttatttatataccgtcaaataccgtgataccgatataattttgaaaaataccgtgatataaatttttggtcataccgcccagctctaccgtATACATACAGAGGGTAACTGCAATAAAGGAAATTAAATCTGTAtattcaaattattattttattgacaACAATCCACAAAATGCATAATGTTGGCAATGAGATACAGCTGCAAATGGAAACTCTGCGATATAAACAAACGCTGGCTCTTTAGTACAGAAATCCCCGCCAcccaaaaacaaatataaaattgtgCAAAACCGATGGacgtttttctttatttttttttaaaaaaagggcaaAACAATATTCACATACAAAGGTAATTTACAGTGATTATTTTAATTTACTTTCAATAGATTACAGATAAATATTAGCAGCTGATCAGCTTCCATGAAACTGATCGTCACAGGGTACAAGTTCTTTGTCCTTAATTAGCGGTGAAATTAAGTCTTTTGAAAAGTGAGGAAGACGTTTGGCCTGTGATTACAGATTCTTAAAGAAAtggtctgtgattggctgaatATGAATGTGACAACCACTATAGCAATCAAAGCGACTCCTACAAAACAATGATTACCCCAGGTATGAGCAATATATACAATGCAGAAGATACCCCTGTAAGCACAGGCAAAATGACCCGAAGTGAAGGTGTCATGTGACTTCTATGCTATGAAGTCATCACAATCAAAATGTTCCTATTGGCTGGCGTTGGAACAAGGAGGTAAGGTAAGGCTTGGAAACATAGTTGCTCTAAGGTCCCAATGAGGTAATTTCCTCTTGTCAATCAAAGCTTGAGGTCAACCACTCATGACCAAGGTCACTGCTTACTCAATATGGCCGTGCCTATGTGTCATGTGATATAAAATGTTGAACTGCTTGATATTTCCCAATGCGTTTGGTTCCGCCAACATGCAACTCATCACTCACCCATGAATAGTAAGGTATATGGTTTGTTCAATGGGTGTAGGGTAGTTCTCTTTACCCTTTGACTTAAGGCTGTTCCTACTGGTTCCCCAAAGACTGTATCATTGACATTATAGTTCAAATAAacccaaaatacatttgttcttCCATATTTTAAAGAGCCCCAGCCTCAAATGTATCTTTTCAGCTCCTTCCTTTGTTTCCAGGACGTTACAAAGGACCTGCTTACTCTCACCCAAAGCTTTGGAATCTGAAGGGCATGGGTAAATACCTAAACAGTCGTTAGAATATGTTTGTAACCTACAGTGGGTACATCCAGTAGACAACCAACCAATAACCTTATAATCTTAAGTAGAGGTGTTCATGAAATGTATTCTCTTCatctaagcccccccccccacccctaatATAACAAGACTTTTCTGTATAGTGGCACTCTATGGGCATAACAATCATTGAGAGACCACAAAGTGTCCCACCAGCAGTGCACTTTGTAAATCTACCCCAAGTCAAGATGATACAAGGCAGTGCTGAACTCACAGTGAAGTTTCTTGTCATACAATATCTATATCACCCACAACACCTCCGAGTTCTGCCCTCCACACTGGCTAAGTGGCTATACATTTACCCCTGGTCACATACCTGGACTTCAAAGGCTCAATAATGTTGCTAAACTTGTTATAAATCCTTTTCTCATAGCAGCGTAGGTATTGCCCTCTACTAAGCAGGAATAGTCCCCTGGGTTTGGCCATAGCCTATACAGACATATACCATACAACTATGCCTGTGTAAGTATTCCTATGAACTAAATACAATTCAGCTGGAACTCATATGCACAGACATTACATAGAACTAGGCTAGCATAGGTATTTCTTTATTAAGCACAGGAtcaccatcagtaatcatggggccccatactactaagtttaAAGGACTCTCCATCCATATGGAGCCCAATTATAATCCCAACCAGTCACCCAGACTCCACGGGCACTGAGCCTTGTCAACAAGCagaatggggccccaatgaaaaaaaatccCCTATGCACGCGTGGTCATGCCACCGACCTGCCCCACTATAGCCAAACCATGCCTTCTATCTGCACAAACCTGCTCCCCACAAACCTTTTCCCCTTTGCAACCTGCAAAACCCTGTACCCCATAATGACAACCCTTCGTAAGAACAAATCTGCTAGGACATTAGGTACTATAGGAGCCTATTAATCTTCCCTTCAGTGTTCTGCTGCTCAGTTTTACTAAGAGTTGTCTATTGTACACAATGCCCACACCATCCTACACAGGACCATTTACCATTGCTTCTTTTGTGTTTCTGCCTCATAAAACATTGCTAAGATTGATGTTTCCCTACATAAACCAGACTTCTGTGTTATCATAAGGTATCGCGCATATCAGGCTgacaaaaatgtagaaaaataaagTCAACTATATTcctgcaacacttttttttatatcaaagAGTACCGAGGGCTGTGAAGTATCAGTTAACTTCATAGGCTTACGAGATGTTAAGGACAAAAGGGATAGTGGTACCATAATGGCACTAAAAGTCTTAATTCATTGACATACTGCCTTGCATTGTCCATGTTGCCACCTTTATTTTCACATTTGGTGTCTTCTACTGGACGTTTGTGaatgtttttttagttttgctAAATGTGGTCCTTTTGGAGACCAGTACACTAGGCGGCAAGCTTTTCAATTTCCCAGAGTATGTCATTGCTTAATCCAGTTCCAGTGTATTCAACAATGAATTCACCATAGAAATAAAGCTTTATGGTTATACCCTGGTGTAGCATTTACTGATACACCGATTCCTCAAGCTTTTGTTTCTTAGCCTTGTACTCttatggcacattaaaaaaagaaaactattgtGCAGATTAAACATTCGTTTGCTTCTCTCTGTTTTTTAATTCTTGTTGTCTGTACTTTTCCTCCAGTTTGCGCTTCTCAAAATTGACAAGATAAATAGTTTCTATCACTTTACATTTCCTGATTTTGTCAAAATTGCTGAAATCAGCGACGTATTTCCCTTGTGGAGATAAGGAAACCACCGGCACAAACTCGTAGCCCCAGTAGATCTCGTCGGGGAGGTACGACGTCCGGCTCTGACACACCGTGCTGGTGGATTCCACCGTGGCGTTCAGAAGAACAACGAGCTCAAAATCCTTCGTTTTTATATTGTCAGCCGTTAGATCCTTCAGCGGGCTGTTATCATCAAGCACATGATAGAATGTCAATGGTAGAATTAAAAATGGACTTTCCGAAGAAGAGTCCACGTTAAAGTTCATGTTGACCTGCTGAAGAAGGATCTTCTCGCCTTCTTTGGTTTCATATGAATGAAGAAGTTTGCCATAAAGCTGGCATTGTATTAAGAGGCTTTTCCGCATGTTGGCCACTTGTACCACAAGGCAAAGCTTTCCATTGTGTTTAGTAATAACGGCCTTGTTGCTGAACTTGATAGTCTCTGCACGCTTTTTGGGTCTGGCTATTTTGGCCAAGAAGGTCCCTGTGATGAATATTTCAATTAACGTCGTAACGACCAACTGGGCCACCAGCATGAAAATGGCAAGTGGACACTCTTCTGTGATGAAACGGAATCCGTAGCCAATCGTCGTCTGAGATTCCATGGAAAAGAGAAACGCTCCGGTAAATGAGTCAACGTTCATTACACAGGGCGTATGATTGGACAAAGGTTCAATATTCATATCGCCATGGATGAAGGCAACAACGAAATAGATGACGCCAAAGAAGCACCATGTCAGGAAGAAGGTAGCAGCAAACAGGGTGAGCTTGTACCTCCATTTCATATCGATAACAGTGGTCCATAAGTCCTGGAGGTAAAGCAGGAAAACTCCTTCCACCTTGTCAATTTTCACATTGCTGTGTCCGCTTTTTGAGATAACTCTGGGTCTCTCTGACTTCCCTTCGATGTGGATCTCATCAGGTACAAGTGGGCAGTTCGACAGATCCGAATGTCCCGCATCCATCCTCTGTCCTGGTTCAGCCCTATGAGACAAGCACATTTTAGCGTTCAGCTCAGTAATgggaaaacacacaaaaacaacagGACAAACTGCATCTACATGAAGCTGACACGTACACAAAGTGATCATTTTATCAAAGGAGTGAGATAAGTCAAGCAGTTAACATTATATACTGCAATAATCTAGGCTGTTGTACTCAAGGTTGAACTAATACTTATCATGACAAGTTATACTTATCATGAGTTCAAAGTGCTCCAAATGCTACGCAATTGCCTGAAACAAACAAGTCATCTGCTGTATAGAAGAGTGACAAATCTCAAGTTAAGGAGCAGGTCGTCATACTGTTCGGCaaaatgtactgtaaataaaGGATATTTGTTAATcaaacactaaaggtggccatacacgggccgattgtagccagtgtcggactggcccaaccaggataccaggaaaactcccggtgggcccaggggtcagtgggccctcctgatcctgaccatttggcctgtttcatgcttaTTAcccatttctgaatgggaagaaagaggagaaatagatggaagaatagatgctagcatgtaaataaaagagactaggagaataaagtggttgagtgaggaaaggaggaaaaatagtttggagagtgggcccatggtctaaggttttctggtgggcccctggggtcccagtctgacactgattgtagctgctgatatcggccccttggaccgattcagcagcttattggcccgtgtaggggcaacaatGACGGGCATTCCCatccgatatctgacctgaactTGGGCAGAAATCATTTGGGCAGGGGATATATAATAGGGATGAATGGCAACAGTAGGCCACGAATGGCAGGATGAATGGCAACAGTAGGCCATGGTGGAGACAATAGGGAGGAATGGCAACAGTAGGCCATGGTGGAGACAATAGGGAGgaatggcaacagtagggcataATGGAGATAATAGGGATGAATGGCAACAGTAGGCCATAATGGAGGCAATAGGGAtgaatggcaacagtagggcacaGTGGGGACAATAGGAAtgaatggcaacagtagggcacaGCGGGGACAATAGGAAtgaatggcaacagtagggcacaGCGGGGACAAAAGAGAtgaatggcaacagtagggcacaGCGGGGACAAAAGAGAtgaatggcaacagtagggcacaGCGGGGACAAAAGAGAtgaatggcaacagtagggcacagcggggacagtAGGAATGAATGGCAGTAGTAGGGCTAGATGCCAACACTAAAGCAAGATGGCTACAGTAATAAAACATATTACAAAAACTGGGCGTTGGCAGTTGTAACAAGACCAGAAAGTTCAACAACATGTTAAACAACTCTACTTTTATATAATTAATGGGGCTGTGTAAAATCAGAGTTGCCTTTCTAGATACAGCTGTGAGCCTTATCTCATATCCTTGCCTTGTGCAATGGGAATTGGCTGTGGATCCCCGCTACGTGACTTTCTGAGTATGATAGAACCATGCATGTGAGTTTCAATATTTATAGCCAAGGAATTATGCATTTATGATCATTTATAGGGCATAAGTAATGTCTCAGATTAGCACAGGCAACTGCAGAGATCACAGGCTTTCCAATGCAATTATTTGTGACCCAGTTTTCAAATAGCAAATTACAGTATAGGCTAATGCCAAACATGggaacacatacattttgggaaGGGAGCCCGTTTATAAACAAGTAAAGTAAAGTTGTccatatatatagattgtaagctctacggggcagggacctccatcctcttgtgtctttgactcttaacttattgcaactgtaccttgtatttatttgtatttattgttatactgtgtatttatctattattatcttaataaccccctgtttgtattaatgtattctactgtacagcgctgcgtacataagtagcactttataaataaagatacacatacatatatgtcTAATTGAACTACTAATTAGACatcacaaatctgggcctggcaaTCACATGCATATGGCAGGGCTTGGGGTATTGGCAGAAGGAAGCAAATGGCAGGTTAAGCCAGTTGGGggtacatctgagtgtggcttatgggtaataaaggttggggaccgctgctctagacaaaaaaacatgatttgtaTCTCTGTTGCTGAAGCTCGTGGGAACCAGCCAGCGAGTTTCCAGTCAGTACTCTCCCTTTCCACTGAAAGTGGAACAATAACGGCAGGATTAGTTACACAGTGAACACTCCCTACATCTGTAAATACAGACCGGCACGCGCAATTTAgctcaataaaacaataaatgtcAGCCTGATCCATGCTAAGGATCCCTGCTAGCAAAGTCCAAGTTACAGTGAGAAAACAATGGATATGTAACTTGCCTGCTGCCGGCTGATAACCTGCTGGGATGCCCCTAGCACATACCCTGGGTATGGAAGGAACGAAGCAAATGGAAAGGGCATTGGCATTTGTTGTGCATAAGAAAAGTGTGGAAAGAAAATGGAAGGGTTGATTGGCCTTAACAGATAATGGGAGTTGTCATGCTTCTTAGGAATGTGGATGACGCGTGGCTGTATGCACAATCATTCCACCCCGTATGCTCCGGCGTATTTTGCATCGCTGTGATAATCGCTGTTTTCTAAACCAACTTTGACTATATATTtacatgcattctggataacaggtcccatacagtatgtatatatatatacacttatggaACTGATAATATTTTCACAATAAAAGCCCCCATCGAATCCAGGGTTTGGTTCAGGATTTgtcccttttcagcaggatttggcctaGTGCTTGCCCGACCTAACCTGaatctttaaaatataaatagggttgccatctttcatCATTGTTCATActggccagggttggggggcaggtCCAAAAGAGGGGGGTCTGTGACATCGGGGTGGGGTTGTGATGTAAGTGGGGGTGACGGATGACATTGATGACCCACATTCAAAGGGAAATAGGGAGGAAGGCAggttaatttggatctccataacttaagtctactagatcatttaaacattaaacaaacccaatcggattgttttgcttccaataaggatttattatatcttagctgggatcaagtacaggtactgttttattattacagagaaaagggaatcatttaaccattaaataaacccaatagggctgttctgcccccaataaggggtaattatatcttagttgggatcaagtacaggtactgttttattattacagagaaaagggaatcatttaaccattaaataaacccaatagggctgttctgcccccaataaggggtaattatatcttagttgggatcaagtacaggtactgttttattattacagagaaaagggaatcatttaaccattaaataaacccaatagggctgttctgcccccaataaggggtaattatatcttagttgggatcaagtacaggtactgttttattattacagagaaaagggaatcatttaaccattaaataaacccaatagggctgttctgccccaataaggggtaattatatcttagttgggatcaagtacaggtactgttttattattacagagaaaagggaatcatttaaccattaaataaacccaataggcatgttctgcccccaataaggggtaattatatcttagttgggattaagtagaGGCCTATTGATAATAGTTTCCATGTGTGCCAACATTTACACTTTAATAAACTGGGCAAAGTCCATTGAAGCGATTAGGAAACTTAGTTGACTCAAGACATATGTGGCTTTTTGCTTGTGGCGTCACTGCTGCTAAATATTCTGTGCAAAAAAACAGCGCAGAACTGGGCGTGTTCAGGGCAAAGTGGAGGCGTGGCCTACGTATAGTGATTCTGGGTGGGATGGATGAAGGGAATCCGTGGTTGGTTGTcttatctatttattttcttgAGCCAGATCAATGAAACAAGTAAAACCTTTGCGTTTGCCCCTCCCCGTCGTGCCTATCGCTGTATACGGCCACTTAACAATGCATCAAATAGGCATTTACATCTCCATTAGGGAAATGTATTGGCCAGTCCCCGGCGGGCACACAATCCGGTAACGACTTGTATTCTCTGAGCAGCTCGCTAGCAATTAATAGGTAACATTTAGTAACAAAGCTGGGCCTTGTCCGCAGTGTTAATTAATAATGTTCCGCTGTCAAAGTTCCAGCGAGTGTTTTGTTTGTACGAATGCGAAGTCTTGTTCAAGCCCCGAGGCTTCCGCCGCCGTGTGTGACGCTGCCGAACTGGATTGTATGAAGCCACGCTGAACTATTCCCATGTGAGGGAATGCAAACACAGGCACAATAACCATGAATATTTCATGTTTCAGCACCAAAAGGACAACAAGGAGGCGGAAGAATAGAATGTCGTGTTGGGAGCGTTTTTGTGTAACTACACCATGTAGGAGGTTAAATATTAACGCACACACGCTCGGGTTTAATGAGACCTGGAATCAGAGAGGTGAAAGCCATTGGGGAGGATTGAAGGGAGGATCCAGGGAATGTTATGTGATGCTATGGGGCCTATAGGGAAACCCTACAAACCCTAAAGAgtcttcttttcttttctatatatttgtctaatggaaattTTGTGATAAGAAGGGAACTGGCTTCTTTATTACCTCCAATAAACCTACTCTGGGATGCTATAGTCTTGTTATAAGAAGCTTGTATGTATTGGCCCAGTGACAAGGAGATGTATTGACATCATAAGGgataaagtgagaaaaaaaatacacaaataggGTGTACTGTAGATTGTACAATAAATCTATGGCAGCAAAgatattctcctgtactaagcacaattcagcaggaacagccccctaagtttactcatagcctgtacagagagataccataaaactatggcagcatagggattcccctgtactaagcacaattcagcaggaacagccccctaagtttgctcatagcctgtacaaagagatgccataaaactatggcagcatagggattcccctgtactaagcccaattcagcaggaacagccccctaagtttgctcatagcctatacagagagataccataaaactatggcagcatagggattcccctgtattaagcacaattcagcaggaacagccccataagtttgctcatagcctgtacagagagataccataaaactatggcagcatagggattcccctgtactaagcacaattcagcaggaacagccccctaagtttgctcatagcctgtacagagagataccataaaactatggcagcatagggattcccctgtactaagcacaattcagcaggaacagcctcctaagtttgctcatagcctgtacagagagataccataaaactatgacacatagggattcccctgtactaagcacaattcagcaggaacagccccctaagtttgctcatagcctgtacagagagataccataaaactatggcagcatagataTCCCCAAATGCAATTCTACACCCAATTTGATCTTAGCCTATATAGACAGATACCACAAAACTGTGCTAGCGTAGGtattaagctgcccatacattggGCTAATAATAGCTGCCATTTTGGCCCCGTCTGGCTATGTCTGTAGCATACTGGCCAATGTATGGAGGCAGATTGTCTGTCTCATCAATATAAAACCAAGGATTGTCCAGCTATCTATTTTGTGGGTGAGGACTACATCGGCCAATTAGTGCAGTGCTTTTTCAATGAGCCTGAAGAGGCCCCTACTGTGATCCAATCTTTGGCCCGGCCAAAGCCAAAGGCAATACAGGTAGCGGCATGGAGGACGTCTAAGAAGGAAATAGTGGGACTCTTTGGTCACTGGAAGTTGCAGTAGGTTTATTGTATGTAAAAATTCTTTCAAAATTAAGAGAATATTTTATTACCTTAAACTTCACAAATCttatcttttttttactaaaatcaCCCAAATCTTTTTAAAGTTAGAACATTCTGTAGCACAATAAAGCCCGGATCCCACCATGAACGTTAATCAGAAGGAGCGTAACTTTCTAGGTTTAGGGTTGTTGAACTCAGTGATACTTTACCATTAAATTATAACTTCCAGTGTAACTTCATTAACCAGGTTAATTGGGCTGTAACTTGTAGCTGGTCGAAAAAGAATGTGAAGCCAATTAATCATTGCCAGGGCGCTGCTTCTGAAGCACAGGCTTTTGTTATTGTAGCCTTTATTTCACTTATCTACAGTAACCTAATGCTGCATTGATTTACTGGATTAACTGGGCTATAGATATCATAGGGAGCCGGGCCAAATAATGATCATTCAGGGCACCGGCAATGGGCGTTCTTATAAAGACGTCAGGGTTGTGTCTAGCCCATGCCGTAAAAGTCAGAATTTAATAATAAAGCAAAGAATTTCCTGAGCCAATTCGTTAGCCTTTCGCTAACGGTGCAATATTAATGAGGCGGCTATGATGGATGACGACCGTTGCTGGGAGTTTGACCGTGACTCTCAGGGTTCTGAACAAAGTCCTCAGGGTTTGGGATAATGACCCCCCCACCCCGGTTACGTCAGCAGTGGCCTTGGGTCTATGCAAGTTTTCTAGTGGTTAAACACATATATAATTATGGGCTTTGACAATAGAATATAATGCCAAAGTCACTATAAAGGACAGATGTAGTGAAAGGGTTTTTTTATgtatctaaatacaggtatggcatcccttatccggaaacccattatccagaaagttccgaattacggaaaggcatctcccatagactccattttaatcaaataattataatttttaaaaatggtttcctttttctctgtaataataaaacagtacctgtacttgatcccaactaagatataattaccccttattgggggcagaacagccctattgggtttaattaatggttaaatgattcccttttctctgtaataataaaacagtacctgtacttgatcccaactaagatataattaccccttattgggggcagaacaatcctattgggtttatttaatggttaaatgattcccttttctctgtaataataaaacagtacctgtacttgatcccaactaagatataattaccccttattgggggcagaacaatcctattgggtttatttaatggttaaatgattcccttttctctgtaataaaacagtacctgtacttgatcccaactaagatataattaccccttattgggggcagaacagccctattgggtttatttaatggttaaatgattcccttttctctgtaataataaaacagtacctgtacttgatcccaactaaaggtggccatacacgggccgactatagctgccgatatcggtcccttggaccgattcggcagctaatcggcccgtgtatgggcagggcagagcggcctggccgaccgatatctggcctgaaattggccagatctcgatcggccaggttagaaaatccggtcggatcggggaccgcatcggctcgttgatgcggtccccgatccgactgccccattgctggccacataatccgatcgtctggccccagggccaaacgatcggattattttttttttacctaaatgctccccgatatcgcccacccgtaggtggggatatcgggggaagatccgctcgcttggcgacgtcgccaagcgagcg
This sequence is a window from Xenopus tropicalis strain Nigerian chromosome 2, UCB_Xtro_10.0, whole genome shotgun sequence. Protein-coding genes within it:
- the kcnj15 gene encoding ATP-sensitive inward rectifier potassium channel 15 isoform X1 is translated as MRAEPGQRMDAGHSDLSNCPLVPDEIHIEGKSERPRVISKSGHSNVKIDKVEGVFLLYLQDLWTTVIDMKWRYKLTLFAATFFLTWCFFGVIYFVVAFIHGDMNIEPLSNHTPCVMNVDSFTGAFLFSMESQTTIGYGFRFITEECPLAIFMLVAQLVVTTLIEIFITGTFLAKIARPKKRAETIKFSNKAVITKHNGKLCLVVQVANMRKSLLIQCQLYGKLLHSYETKEGEKILLQQVNMNFNVDSSSESPFLILPLTFYHVLDDNSPLKDLTADNIKTKDFELVVLLNATVESTSTVCQSRTSYLPDEIYWGYEFVPVVSLSPQGKYVADFSNFDKIRKCKVIETIYLVNFEKRKLEEKYRQQELKNREKQTNV
- the kcnj15 gene encoding ATP-sensitive inward rectifier potassium channel 15 isoform X2; amino-acid sequence: MDAGHSDLSNCPLVPDEIHIEGKSERPRVISKSGHSNVKIDKVEGVFLLYLQDLWTTVIDMKWRYKLTLFAATFFLTWCFFGVIYFVVAFIHGDMNIEPLSNHTPCVMNVDSFTGAFLFSMESQTTIGYGFRFITEECPLAIFMLVAQLVVTTLIEIFITGTFLAKIARPKKRAETIKFSNKAVITKHNGKLCLVVQVANMRKSLLIQCQLYGKLLHSYETKEGEKILLQQVNMNFNVDSSSESPFLILPLTFYHVLDDNSPLKDLTADNIKTKDFELVVLLNATVESTSTVCQSRTSYLPDEIYWGYEFVPVVSLSPQGKYVADFSNFDKIRKCKVIETIYLVNFEKRKLEEKYRQQELKNREKQTNV